Proteins found in one Triticum urartu cultivar G1812 chromosome 4, Tu2.1, whole genome shotgun sequence genomic segment:
- the LOC125553245 gene encoding F-box/FBD/LRR-repeat protein At1g13570-like — protein sequence MGNFVPGISRVDDCHPRISSHRIEPFTILAFRAISEHIIRYEVFDRKLIANGRFQLLTILICGAIHAKGIAVNGRFNLCAILICGVLSDYLRHEPTDGEEPPVDLVGNLPEDVLCTVLSKLSLEEAVRTSAVSRKWRYLWTVCPKLSFDGNTIRGKNNYEKRVYNLVFSHIVNRVLGQCSGKLVEELEIKIELNRMLVEHLDNWVRFAVSSRAKALVFDLAREQRQPPGCHDRYKFPFELLDEDSIHRLQKLHLSFVDLQPPMHFSGFPNLRKLDLSIVSVNGKEIEHMLSNCCNKG from the exons ATGGGGAACTTCGTGCCTGGTATAAGTAGAGTGGATGATTGCCATCCAAGGATATCAAGCCATCGAATTGAGCCATTCACCATTCTGGCTTTCAGAGCTATATCAGAGCACATAATACGATATGAAGTGTTCGATCGAAAGCTGATAGCAAACGGCCGGTTTCAACTGCTGACCATTCTCATCTGCGGAGCAATCCATGCCAAGGGAATAGCAGTGAACGGTCGATTTAATCTGTGTGCTATTCTCATCTGTGGAGTTCTGTCCGACTACCTCCGGCACGAACCAACCGATGGAGAGGAACCGCCGGTTGATCTGGTTGGAAACCTTCCAGAG GACGTGTTATGCACAGTTTTGTCAAAGTTGTCTCTGGAAGAGGCTGTAAGAACCAGTGCCGTATCAAGGAAATGGAGATACTTGTGGACAGTTTGTCCTAAACTGAGTTTTGATGGAAATACAATACGTGGCAAGAATAATTATGAGAAAAGAGTGTATAATCTAGTGTTCAGTCACATTGTTAATAGAGTCCTGGGACAGTGCAGTGGCAAGTTGGTTGAAGAGCTTGAAATCAAAATTGAGTTGAACCGGATGTTGGTTGAACATCTTGATAATTGGGTTCGTTTTGCTGTATCATCGCGGGCAAAGGCACTAGTTTTTGATTTAGCACGAGAACAGCGTCAACCTCCAGGTTGTCATGATCGGTACAAATTTCCATTTGAGCTTTTAGACGAGGACAGTATACACCGTCTACAGAAACTTCATCTTAGCTTTGTAGATCTCCAGCCACCAATGCATTTTAGTGGTTTCCCTAACCTAAGGAAGCTTGACCTGAGCATAGTGAGTGTCAATGGGAAGGAAATTGAACATATGTTGTCAAACTGCTGTAACAAAGGTTAA